A region of the Sphingobium sp. HWE2-09 genome:
CAGACCATCTGGTGAGGTGCCGACGCGGACTGCAACCGCAGGCCAGCCGGTCAAATTATGTAATTCACTGTAACCGACACCGCGCACGCTAGTCTCGTCAAACCCTTCGCCGTGATGAAGCGCGATGAAAGGGGCTATCGGAGAAATGAGGGCATCGTAAGGTTGCAGATAAGCCGTCATCGCAAAGCGGAACATGTCCCAGCGGTTGAAAGCGCCAAGAGCTTCGGTGATCGAATTCATCGGCGGCGAGAGAATGTGCGCGAGAGTTTGTTTCAACAGAGGCGAAAAGGACGTCGTGCCGATGCTGCCCAGAAAGCCCCTTACGCCGAGCCCACCATCACCGCGACTAATGTCGTGATAAAGATCGGCGGCTTGGGCCGCTGCGGCGGGTACGTCATGCGTGACGACGGCTCCGGCATTCGCCAGCGCTTCCACAGTATTCTCGATAGCCGAGACGATATCGGACGTTGGCATCGTGACACCGTCATCTGCGAAATAAGCAATTTTGAGCCTGCGAATGGATACAGCACTCATGTATCCGAGAGGCATCGGCACGATCGACGGATCACGACCGTCAGGGCCGCCGATGACCCTAAGCCCGACCTCGAGATCTTCGACATGTCGGGCAATCAGACTGACGTGGAACAAGGCACTACGAACGCCCAAAGGCGGTGGGAACTGCCCTGTGCGCGGAACCCTCCCCGCTGTCGGCTTGATCGCAGCCAAGCCGCAGAAATGGGCGGGAATACGGATGCTCCCACCCGCATCGGTTCCCACGCTCATGGGCGAACCACCTGCTGCAATAATGGCTGCGTCACCGCCGCTGCTACCGCCGGGCGTCCGACTCAGATCGAATGGGTTATTGGTGCGTCCATAAATCAGATTATCAGTTTCGATGGCGCCTGCCATTTCCGGCACATTGGTTTTGCCGAGGATGATCGCACCGGCATCCCGCATCCTGCGAACCGCCGATGCATCCGCCGCCGCGACAAAATCCTTTCGCCCGATGGTCCCGGCCGTCGTCTTGAGTCCGGCTG
Encoded here:
- a CDS encoding amidase → MTHSKAIDSELCWSSAKKIGKAITDGEVSSRDVVEAHLDRIGIVNGHINAIVELAAESARKDADAADADRARGHVRGPFHGVPITIKDTLDAAGLKTTAGTIGRKDFVAAADASAVRRMRDAGAIILGKTNVPEMAGAIETDNLIYGRTNNPFDLSRTPGGSSGGDAAIIAAGGSPMSVGTDAGGSIRIPAHFCGLAAIKPTAGRVPRTGQFPPPLGVRSALFHVSLIARHVEDLEVGLRVIGGPDGRDPSIVPMPLGYMSAVSIRRLKIAYFADDGVTMPTSDIVSAIENTVEALANAGAVVTHDVPAAAAQAADLYHDISRGDGGLGVRGFLGSIGTTSFSPLLKQTLAHILSPPMNSITEALGAFNRWDMFRFAMTAYLQPYDALISPIAPFIALHHGEGFDETSVRGVGYSELHNLTGWPAVAVRVGTSPDGLPVGVQIAAHPWRDEVALAIAGHLERVFGGWTMARAEGRSPSSLVNPA